The Nocardioides ginsengisegetis region ATGGTCATCAGACTGCTGTCGCGCCCCGGTCGCACCGGGCGCACCGTCGCCGCCGCCACCGTCCTGCTGATGACCGCGGCCCTGGGCGCGGGACTCGGAGCCGTGACCACCGCGGCACAGGCGGGCGCACCACCCGCGCCCGTGACCTGGACCGTGCTCGTCGGGTCGCAGACCGATGACATGGCCATCCAGGGACAACGCTTCCTGCCCGGCGACATCACCATCGACGCCGGCGACACGGTCACCTGGCAGGCGAACGGGATGGAGATCCACACCGTGACGTTCCTCGACGGAGGTACGCCGCAGGCGAGCCTGCCCCCGCTCGACCCGACCGACCCGCAGCAGGTGACGCGGCAGGGTGGCGACACGATGGACGGCACGTCGTACTTCAACTCGGGAGTGCTGACCACCGGGCCCGACGCCGGCCCGCTGCCCGTGCCCGCCTACGCGAGCTACTCGCTGACCTTCCCCGGCCAGGGCACCTTCACCTACTACTGCCTGGTGCACGGCGTGATGATGCGCGGCGTGGTGCACGTGCAGCCCGCCGGCGCCCCCTACCCCGCCACCCAGGCCGACATCGACGCCGAGGCCCAGTGGCAGACCAACGCCATCAACAACGACGGCTATGCGCTGTGGGACCAGGTCCGGGCGGCCAGCAGCCGGCACCGCGTCTTCATGGGCGCCGACGACGGCGTCGCGATGCTGATGCGCTTCGTGCACCGCAAGGTGGTCATCCACCTCGGCCAGAAGGTGCACTTCCTCAACACGATGTCGGTGGGCGCCCCGCACACGGTGACGTTCGGCGAGGAGCCCCAGGGGCCGGCCATCTTCCAGCCCTCGGGCGACCCGACCGACTACGAGGGCGGCGACCTCCACTCGGGCTTCATGGTCCCGGGCTCGAAGTTCACCGTCACCTTCAACAAGGTCGGCCGGTTCCACTACATCTGTGCGCTCCACGACGACATGGGGATGAAGGGACTCGTCGTCGTCAGGCCCTGAGCACCAGCTCGTTGCCCTCGGGGTCGGTGACGCGCCAGCGTCCCTCCGCCTCGTCCACGAGGCGGCCGCCGGCCCCGAGGACCGTGGCGAGGCGCTTCCGGGCGACGTCCGCCGGCACGGCGAGCTCGACGTGGACGCGGTTGCGCTGACGGCGACGTTCGGCCTCCGAGGCGTCGATCTGCTGGAACACGAGCACCGGGTCGAGCCGGCGCGGGTCGTGGATGTCGCTCACCCCGACCCGCCGGTCGGCGGTGTAGCCGAGCGCCGCGGTCCAGAACGCGCGGAGCGCGGCGACGTCCGTGGCGTCGAGGAAGAGCTGGACGAAGCGCGGCAGCGCCGGGTCCGCCGTGGCCCCGAGGTCGCGGGCGGTCGCCTGGATGCGCGCGGCGAGGTCGGTGAAGTCGAGGTCGAGCCCGTGGGCGTCCGCGTCGGCCTGGTCCTTGCCGCTGTCGATGACCACCAGCCCGGGGCGCAGGTCGACGAGCAGGGGGAAGCCGGCGTCGTCGGCCAGCGCGGCGGCTGCCGCCGCGAGGTCGCGCTGCTGCGCCGACGAGGTGACGCGGTAGCACGCCATCGCGCCGAACACGACCTGCCAGTCGGAGGTCCCCGGCGACTCGCCGAGCGGGTCGCCCGGCACCAGGTCGACCTCGTTGCCGTCGGGGTCGGCGTGGCAGACGCCGTACGGGCCCGAGGGTTCACCGGGCCTCGCCCGCTCGACGGCCGCGGCCGGCCGGACCACGTCGAGGTGGATGCGGTTGCGCAGCGGGCGTTGCTCGGCCGACTCGCGGATGCGGAGCGCGGGGTCGCGCCGCAACGGGTCCGTCAGTCCGCCGGCGTCCGTGGGCGCGTAACCGAGGACGTCCTGCCAGAACGACCTCACGCCCGAGGGGTTCGCAGACTCGACCACGACGACCAGGTGCTGCAGGACGGCCGGGTCCGCAGCGAGTCCGAGGTCGCGGGCCGCCGCCGACACCGCCTCCGCGCGCTCGTCAGGGTCGAGCCGCACCCGTAGGCCCGTCGCGCGGAGGTCGATCGCGGCGTCGGGCGCCAGCTCCAGGATGCGTGCCGCCAGGCCAGCCCCCGCGGTCAATGAGGGGACGGCGAACCATGCCGTCGCCACGCCGTCGACCGTCCGCCAGTCCGTTCCGATCCCCGTCATGCCGGCACTGTAGGCCCGAGCCGCAGCTGGGCGCGTCAGGTGCTGTGCAGCTTGAGCACGATCTTGTCGGCGTGGCAGTTGTGGTTCTTGCCGGCCGTCGTCGGGGCGAAGAGCAGGACCAGCTTGCCGCCGAACGCGGTGGCGGCGTTGTTGGCGTCGGTCTTGGTCACGTTGATGGTGGTCTTCTCGGTGATCGTGTAGGCCTTCTCCACGATCCCACCGCTGTAGAGGAAGCAGGCCGACTTGTAGACCTCCGTGCCGGAGTACTGCGAGCCGTCCGGGTGCAGCACGGTCGTGACGGTCTTGGGGTGGCCGGTGTTGCGGGGCCGGACCAGGGTCGTGGCGCACGCAGCGGGCGCGTCGCACTGCGCCGTGAACGACCAACGCTTCTTGGCCACGGACCCGACGCTGCTCGGACTGTTCTTGTCGTAGGTGATCTTGGTCTTCACGACCCAGTGCCCGTCGAGCCGCGGTGAGCTCCCCGCACTGGCCGGGGCGGCGGGCGCGACAAGGGCGAGGACGGCGACCGCGGCGGCGGCGCGAAGGAGAACGGTCATGGCCGAAACGTAGGCAGGATCCGTCCCCCTTCGACCGGTGAGCGGACGATTTCCCCGATCTGGGGGCCGTCAG contains the following coding sequences:
- a CDS encoding cupredoxin domain-containing protein; amino-acid sequence: MVIRLLSRPGRTGRTVAAATVLLMTAALGAGLGAVTTAAQAGAPPAPVTWTVLVGSQTDDMAIQGQRFLPGDITIDAGDTVTWQANGMEIHTVTFLDGGTPQASLPPLDPTDPQQVTRQGGDTMDGTSYFNSGVLTTGPDAGPLPVPAYASYSLTFPGQGTFTYYCLVHGVMMRGVVHVQPAGAPYPATQADIDAEAQWQTNAINNDGYALWDQVRAASSRHRVFMGADDGVAMLMRFVHRKVVIHLGQKVHFLNTMSVGAPHTVTFGEEPQGPAIFQPSGDPTDYEGGDLHSGFMVPGSKFTVTFNKVGRFHYICALHDDMGMKGLVVVRP
- a CDS encoding VOC family protein yields the protein MTGIGTDWRTVDGVATAWFAVPSLTAGAGLAARILELAPDAAIDLRATGLRVRLDPDERAEAVSAAARDLGLAADPAVLQHLVVVVESANPSGVRSFWQDVLGYAPTDAGGLTDPLRRDPALRIRESAEQRPLRNRIHLDVVRPAAAVERARPGEPSGPYGVCHADPDGNEVDLVPGDPLGESPGTSDWQVVFGAMACYRVTSSAQQRDLAAAAAALADDAGFPLLVDLRPGLVVIDSGKDQADADAHGLDLDFTDLAARIQATARDLGATADPALPRFVQLFLDATDVAALRAFWTAALGYTADRRVGVSDIHDPRRLDPVLVFQQIDASEAERRRQRNRVHVELAVPADVARKRLATVLGAGGRLVDEAEGRWRVTDPEGNELVLRA